ATGGCAACTACAACTACCAAGGAGACATAAGACAAATAGCAAAAGGTCTGCAGGAAGATGTGGCGAGGTTAGCAAAAGAAAGTTTAGATGCTGGAGGAGATGGACAAGTGGACATTGTTGGATTCTCTCTAGGAGGTCAGATTATTCGAGAATATTTAGCGCAGATGGTGAGGAGTATGGAGACGGAGGAGGATGATCGCCCCCACCACATTGCCAACGCTATCATCATCGCCTCTCCCAACAAGGGAAGTTGGGCTTATGCTCAATCTCAAAAAATCCCCTGGCCTGCTGGAGCAATTTCTAATCAAGCTGCAAATGCCTATTTTGCATGGTCAGCAGACAATGGACAACCAATAAATGCAACGGCCGCGGCGCTTGAACAGCTCAAGCCAGATTCGTCTTTTATGGAAAGAGTTGCCAATAGATACGCTACAAATGTTAGCTATAGTACTCTCTATGGGGACATAAGTGGGACTGTCAAACAAAATCTTTTTGGAGTACAGCTTGGAGGAAAGACTTCTATTGGAGATACTTTACTTACCGCAGATTCTGCAAGCGATATTCCAAATATAAACGAAGAGTCGTACTCTTTTGATTCCGATGTTGATGTAAATGTAAAAATTGACATTGGAAATTCTAGTGTTGCCGCTGAATTGGAATTTCCGACACCTATGGACTATTGGAAATGGCAGCATCGTGATTTAATAGAACAACCCGAGATCCATCAAAAGGTTCTTGAGATTTTAGAAGGTGTTTAGGAACAAGGGGGACGGACCCCTTATCTTTCGGGAGACTCCCTTAAAGATCTGCCTGCCTTTGGCAGGCATGTGAATTTTGTTTTTAGGGAGTCTCCCGGAAAGGGTTTTCTTTATGGGAATCGCCGACGAAAAACTTTACAACTTAAGACGCAAACGACAGTCCGAATCCAGCTTGCGCGATTACGACTATTCCAAAAAACTCTTTTTTCTTGGTTGGGGTTTGTTTTTAGTTTTTGGTTATAGTTTGTTTTGGGCTTTTGGGTATTTATATTTAGATATAATGAAACACACTTTCGGTCCAGCAGAGGATCTGGACCAAGTTGGACGGGTGTTTTCCGCGGTTTCTATTAGTTTTATTGGTTACCTTTTCGGTCAAGTGGTGGGACTTATCATTCTTCGTCATTTAGGCAAAAAATGGCAGGGCAATTTGCATTTTGGCTCCCACCCCGTTTTATTTATTTCGTTGGTATCTTTAATATCATTTAATATATGCTTTTTCTTATTACTTACATTAATCCTAAGCTTTAAACCAACCTAAAAACAAAACCGCCCCAGGAACAGCAAGCTAAACTTCAGCTTGTTGCTTGTTGCTTCCGGGGCGTTCTGGGCAGAGCTACCTAACGCGCGCGAGTGAGTGTTAGGTCAAAAAAGAGAACAAACAGCGGCGCGCCCTCCATTGCCTTGTTGAACATCATAAGGGTGAGGATGGGAGTGGACATATTCCCCACCTCCACTTCGACATTCCACTCCATCCAAAGGCGGTTGAGGTCAATTTTTAAAGATGTTTTTAGAAAAGGGGACTAACCCCTATGAAGTTTTTGGATTTCTTGTTTAAGGGTGACACCCTTTTAGGGTGTCACCCTAAAAAGGAGACTCCCTAAAATTTTCAAGGGTTAAAGCCCCCCCCATTGTTAAGAGCTATTCCAATGAAATTATTTGAAGACCGTGTTTTTCAATATCTTCCTTTGACCAGAAAAGATTATCTATTTTAAATTTAGCCACATATTTTACTTTTTTTGTTATTTCTCTGCCTGTATAATCTTTTGTTTTTGGATCCCATTCTTTAAGGATTAGAGTATCTCCTTCATTGCATTTCCAATCCGCCAGCCGCAGCTCATAATTTTTCCTGCCTTCTATAATCGCTTGAAAATACTTTGGCCAAACTTTCTTCTCTATTTTCATATTTTATCGCCTCCTTACAATTCCTTCCACCTTTTTACTAATCGCGTTTGATTCGACCGAAGTGGAAGGGTTAGCAACTTTGTCTTTGATAGATCTTTGGTCATTAAGTTTCTTCGTTTGAGAATTATAATACTTCTTCCATTCATTAAGTAGATCACAAACTTTTTCGAATAAATTCATATCTATGATTGCTAAATGCTTTTTAAACACTCTGTCTAAAACAGCACAGTCGTAAAGGCACGCTTCTATTATTTTCCATAGCGCATTCTTAACCAGTAAATCGCTTGACCAATTTGGTCCAAGAGCATATTGCGATTTTTCTTTATCGGATTTCATAAAAACTAAGCTATAAATAAAATCAACATCTACATGGACGAATAGATTGGCTTCTTCAACCATATTATTGAATATGCGTTGATACCAAACCCCCTTCTCTCCTTTTAATTTGGTGAACTTTGTTCCCTCCTTATCAATTCGTTTGAGCCACCCCTCTATCCAATAGCCATAACCAAGAGTTTTTAACTTACAACTAAAAGATTTTCTATTCTTACGGTATTTTTTTTCATCGTCAGGAAACTCATAAAAATACATTGCCAAGCATGTATTTTCAAGTGCAACCCTAAGGATTATTTGAGAAACCCCCAAGTAGCCATTAGATAAATTAGTTAGGGAGGAATTAAAAAGGGAGAGGTTGTACGAAAGCATCAATTCTATTGAATAATCAGGAGTATCTGTATCTTTTATTTTACCGCCTAGCTGTTGAATAAGATTCTCTTTGTGTTCCAATAATCGAGTAAGCAACTTACATTCCTCTCTACAAAGTAGAAAAAACTTTTCGTTGATAGCTTTTTCCTGCCCATAAAATACACTTATATGATTTTTCATAAGACTTCAACCCAAAATGCACTCAATGTCAAAATTATCAGAAAATTCATTTCCACCTGACAGATTTTTTTCGTTGACGGCAATAAAAAACGATCTTGTGAGAATGTCCTTTGCTTGTCTAATATTCATACCTTCCCAATAATTAAGGGAGCCTATTTCGTTTTTTGACTTGATGTACTCTTCCAAGTATTTTTTACCATCACCAGACCTAATAAATCCTCTGTGTAAATCGCTCTTGAAATGTACCCCACCTGAATCAATAGACCAACAAAGTTCTAACATCTCGTACCTGTTCTTTTGTGTGTTTTTACAACTTAAATTAAAAAAGGACATTCTCAAATCTTCATCTTTATGAAAATTATTAAGATTAGAAATAAGTTGAGAACCTACATCCATATTTACAAAGCCTCTAAAATCTTCACTTATTTGCTCTAAATTTTTATAATCCCACCGATTGGAAGCCTCATAATCTGAACAAAGAGTTTTCCACGATTTTTCTCCAAATTTATTAACTCCGTGGTTGTAGATTACAAGGGGAAAGTTACGAAATTTGTGTATTTTATACAAGTCGTCTCGAAGGACAACAGTTCCATTTTTGTGCTTTGTTTTCTCCATTTTATCAGCGCAAACACATATTCCATTTTTGCATAAAGCAGTAAGAATCAGAGTCATTTTTATTTCCTAATTTTTTCCACCTCCGAAGTGGAAGAGTTTGGGGTTGCCGAACCAACATTTTTAAATTTGCTTGACTTTTAATGGGGGTTTTGTGGTAGAATGTTCCTACAAAGACCCAGTG
This genomic interval from Patescibacteria group bacterium contains the following:
- a CDS encoding DUF3850 domain-containing protein — encoded protein: MKIEKKVWPKYFQAIIEGRKNYELRLADWKCNEGDTLILKEWDPKTKDYTGREITKKVKYVAKFKIDNLFWSKEDIEKHGLQIISLE
- a CDS encoding alpha/beta hydrolase, which codes for GNYNYQGDIRQIAKGLQEDVARLAKESLDAGGDGQVDIVGFSLGGQIIREYLAQMVRSMETEEDDRPHHIANAIIIASPNKGSWAYAQSQKIPWPAGAISNQAANAYFAWSADNGQPINATAAALEQLKPDSSFMERVANRYATNVSYSTLYGDISGTVKQNLFGVQLGGKTSIGDTLLTADSASDIPNINEESYSFDSDVDVNVKIDIGNSSVAAELEFPTPMDYWKWQHRDLIEQPEIHQKVLEILEGV